A single Paratractidigestivibacter faecalis DNA region contains:
- the dltD gene encoding D-alanyl-lipoteichoic acid biosynthesis protein DltD, with product MDRKPTGAKGRGRGLWLPSIPQVSGTSLLCAVLLGVAALGLGLLAFDRLVLPGNGHADASKLYDYVYAQGKSENVDFVTSNMSDDGYLCFGSSEWYVSKNRVSMCPQAVFGENNAGVDMTYIGEGYDQSLWQAIAAGAYGSSGKVRNRKVMIVVSPQWFFKGSGDQDKFYTKFSYSLYRACMQSAQLSDQTKAYLRRRCSELGIDAQKLSAASHDTPLDAINDAAFAAADSWRLRSQIPNIVSLAPTKSATRASGQPTGEPDWNALLASAEAEGQAACTNNDFGIYDEFWEKNHTYDPELFQNFDDAADEYADFACLLQVCREVGFEPLVCILPVHGQWYDVSDVSSDVRQRYYQAIREACQKAGASYADFSPYEYEKYFLCDTVHPGWKGWVRIEQAFYDFVSGNDDEYPTRAGGR from the coding sequence ATGGATAGGAAGCCCACTGGGGCCAAAGGGCGCGGCCGCGGCCTTTGGCTGCCGTCGATTCCGCAGGTGAGCGGCACGAGCCTGCTCTGCGCGGTCCTCCTCGGCGTGGCGGCGCTCGGCCTTGGCCTTCTTGCCTTTGACAGGCTGGTGCTGCCCGGCAACGGCCACGCAGACGCGAGCAAGCTCTACGACTACGTCTATGCGCAGGGCAAGTCCGAGAACGTCGACTTTGTGACCAGCAACATGTCCGACGACGGCTACCTCTGCTTTGGCTCCTCCGAGTGGTACGTCTCCAAAAACCGCGTGAGTATGTGCCCCCAGGCCGTGTTTGGCGAGAACAACGCGGGCGTTGACATGACCTACATCGGTGAGGGCTACGACCAGAGCCTCTGGCAGGCCATCGCCGCGGGCGCCTACGGCAGCTCGGGCAAGGTCCGCAACCGCAAGGTCATGATCGTGGTTTCTCCCCAGTGGTTCTTCAAGGGCTCGGGCGACCAGGACAAGTTCTACACGAAGTTCTCCTACAGCCTCTACCGCGCCTGCATGCAGAGCGCCCAGCTCTCCGACCAGACCAAGGCCTACCTGCGCCGTCGCTGCTCCGAGCTGGGCATCGACGCGCAGAAGCTCTCCGCGGCGAGCCATGACACGCCCCTTGACGCCATAAACGACGCGGCGTTTGCGGCGGCGGACTCCTGGAGGCTGCGCAGCCAGATTCCCAACATCGTGAGCCTGGCGCCCACCAAGAGCGCCACGCGCGCGAGCGGCCAGCCCACGGGCGAGCCGGACTGGAACGCGCTGCTGGCCAGCGCCGAGGCCGAGGGCCAGGCGGCCTGCACCAACAACGACTTTGGCATCTACGACGAGTTCTGGGAGAAGAACCACACGTACGACCCCGAGCTCTTCCAGAACTTTGACGACGCAGCGGACGAGTACGCGGACTTTGCCTGCCTTCTCCAGGTGTGCCGCGAGGTTGGCTTCGAGCCGCTCGTCTGCATCCTGCCGGTCCATGGCCAGTGGTATGACGTGAGCGATGTCTCCTCGGACGTGCGGCAGCGCTACTATCAGGCAATACGCGAGGCCTGCCAGAAGGCGGGCGCCAGCTACGCGGACTTCTCGCCCTACGAGTACGAGAAGTACTTCCTGTGCGACACGGTGCACCCGGGCTGGAAGGGCTGGGTGCGCATAGAGCAGGCGTTCTACGACTTTGTGAGCGGCAACGACGACGAGTACCCGACGAGGGCGGGTGGGCGCTGA
- a CDS encoding serine hydrolase domain-containing protein → MPAHADEALLPDEADDAQAEADEADPTDMGVAPIGAELRGEVLSSALDAYLDQAFPASGVPGAAVAVVDSDGVRYLRTVGDVTSADQTFIIGSLSKSMASAAVQQLVDAGAVSLDAPVDDYLPAYGVPRSVTVRDLLNQTSGFGYYQSLADARVGESYGEFSYANANYDLLGRLVESASGLSYGDYLRRNLWGPLGMADACLDGEKSAAAAGSDDNAGGGIDGEATGHRNWFGLPVADGFVHERGDGAWGGPASGYVRASISDMASYLRMYLNSGAGVVSRAGVHRMVFDRVPDASGDTCYGMGWTTYSWGDGELVMSHDGDVENYVARMCVIPGRDLGIVLLADQNDAVGGNAAFWQMADDVTSLAVGGVAVGIDPGETCATHACYDAAYLLAILACVAPVLLARRWAGRMAAADAPERAVRAAWAVALHVAVPVCVALVPAGFGMRLRDFADFYPEQALVMAICDVLLAAGGAMKVASLGRARGGHGCVACG, encoded by the coding sequence GTGCCGGCGCATGCCGACGAGGCGCTCCTCCCGGACGAGGCCGACGACGCGCAGGCGGAGGCCGACGAAGCCGACCCCACCGACATGGGCGTGGCGCCCATTGGCGCCGAGCTGCGCGGGGAGGTGCTCTCGTCTGCGTTGGACGCCTATCTTGACCAGGCGTTTCCCGCGTCGGGCGTGCCGGGTGCGGCCGTGGCCGTGGTTGACTCGGACGGCGTGCGCTACCTGCGGACGGTGGGCGACGTCACCTCCGCGGACCAGACCTTCATCATCGGCTCGCTCTCCAAGAGCATGGCCTCGGCGGCCGTCCAGCAGCTGGTGGACGCGGGCGCCGTCAGCCTGGATGCGCCCGTAGACGACTACCTGCCCGCCTACGGCGTCCCGCGCTCGGTGACGGTGCGCGACCTCCTCAACCAGACGAGCGGCTTTGGCTACTACCAGAGCCTCGCCGACGCGCGGGTGGGGGAGTCCTACGGCGAGTTCTCGTACGCCAACGCCAACTACGACCTGCTGGGTAGGCTCGTGGAGAGTGCGAGCGGCCTGTCCTACGGGGACTACCTGCGCAGGAACCTCTGGGGTCCGCTCGGCATGGCCGACGCCTGCCTGGACGGCGAGAAGAGCGCTGCGGCCGCCGGCAGCGATGACAACGCCGGCGGCGGCATCGACGGCGAGGCCACCGGCCATCGCAACTGGTTCGGGCTGCCCGTGGCCGACGGCTTCGTGCATGAGAGGGGAGACGGCGCCTGGGGAGGCCCCGCCTCTGGCTACGTGCGCGCAAGCATCAGCGACATGGCCTCCTACCTGCGCATGTACCTCAATAGCGGTGCGGGCGTGGTCTCGCGCGCGGGCGTACATCGCATGGTCTTTGACCGTGTTCCAGACGCCAGCGGGGACACCTGCTACGGCATGGGCTGGACCACCTACAGCTGGGGCGACGGCGAGCTCGTGATGTCGCACGACGGCGACGTGGAGAACTACGTGGCGCGCATGTGCGTCATTCCCGGGCGCGACCTGGGCATCGTGCTCCTGGCTGACCAGAACGACGCGGTGGGTGGAAACGCCGCGTTCTGGCAGATGGCCGACGACGTGACCTCACTTGCGGTGGGAGGCGTGGCCGTGGGCATCGACCCCGGCGAGACGTGCGCCACGCACGCCTGCTACGACGCTGCCTACCTGCTGGCGATTCTCGCCTGCGTGGCGCCCGTCCTGCTCGCGCGCCGCTGGGCCGGGAGGATGGCCGCAGCAGACGCCCCCGAGCGGGCCGTGCGCGCGGCGTGGGCGGTCGCCCTCCATGTGGCGGTGCCCGTCTGCGTGGCGCTTGTCCCCGCGGGCTTTGGCATGCGCCTGCGCGACTTCGCGGACTTCTACCCCGAGCAGGCCCTGGTCATGGCCATCTGCGACGTGCTGCTGGCGGCCGGCGGCGCCATGAAGGTGGCCTCCCTGGGACGAGCCCGGGGAGGCCATGGTTGCGTTGCGTGTGGCTGA
- a CDS encoding RrF2 family transcriptional regulator, producing the protein MATGMFSTKGMYALRAMADLASHEGWVSLGDVSKRQNISRKYLEQVISLMHKAGYVQSQRGKGGGYKLTRKPEEYTLGELLRAAEGSLAPVGCLDCSNGTICPQIGSCSTVSVWRDLGRVTSSYLDSKTLADLVGPDGGSCGVTFSNK; encoded by the coding sequence ATGGCTACCGGCATGTTCTCGACAAAGGGCATGTACGCGCTGCGCGCCATGGCAGACCTCGCGAGCCACGAGGGCTGGGTCTCCCTGGGCGACGTCTCCAAGCGCCAGAACATCTCGCGCAAGTACCTGGAGCAGGTCATATCCCTCATGCACAAGGCCGGGTACGTGCAGAGCCAGCGTGGCAAGGGCGGCGGCTACAAGCTCACGCGCAAGCCCGAGGAGTACACGCTGGGAGAGCTCCTGCGCGCCGCCGAGGGCTCCCTTGCGCCGGTCGGGTGCCTGGACTGCTCCAACGGCACCATCTGCCCGCAGATAGGCTCTTGCAGCACTGTGAGCGTCTGGAGGGACCTCGGCCGCGTGACCTCCTCCTACCTCGACTCAAAGACGCTGGCGGACCTCGTGGGTCCCGACGGGGGCTCCTGCGGCGTCACCTTCAGCAACAAGTAG
- the sufU gene encoding Fe-S cluster assembly sulfur transfer protein SufU — MAVTDLYNAEFMDHVSHPDYKYQMDCPDCTHEGVNPSCGDELTFSVRFADDGTIDEAAFTGHGCAISQASADIMSDLMVGKTPEQAIGLCKLFMQMVRGEVSEDDPRIDELEDAAILKDIAHMPARVKCAELAWRTLEEMLQARK; from the coding sequence ATGGCCGTGACTGACCTCTACAACGCCGAGTTCATGGACCACGTGTCCCACCCGGACTACAAGTACCAGATGGACTGCCCCGACTGCACCCACGAGGGCGTCAACCCCTCCTGCGGAGACGAGCTCACCTTCAGCGTGCGCTTTGCCGACGACGGCACCATCGACGAGGCCGCCTTCACCGGCCACGGCTGCGCCATCAGCCAGGCCTCTGCCGACATCATGAGCGACCTCATGGTGGGCAAGACCCCCGAGCAGGCCATCGGCCTCTGCAAGCTCTTCATGCAGATGGTCCGCGGCGAGGTCTCCGAGGACGACCCCAGGATCGACGAGCTTGAGGACGCCGCCATCCTGAAGGACATCGCCCACATGCCCGCGCGCGTCAAGTGCGCCGAGCTCGCCTGGCGCACCCTCGAGGAGATGCTCCAGGCCCGCAAGTAA
- a CDS encoding aminotransferase class V-fold PLP-dependent enzyme, which produces MLDAKAAADISQNPVKQDFPLLAGHPELAFLDSAATAQRPACVLDAERRFYETMNANPLRGLYSLSVAATAEIGRVREQVARLIGAVDEDGRALAQDVVFTRNTSESLNLVAKSFSPLVLKAGDEVCVTIMEHHSDLIPWQQACRAAGATLVFLYPNEDGVITDEEIAAKIGPKTRICAAAEVSNVLGIRLPVEKIAAAVHAQGGYMVVDGAQSVPHMAVDVRALGADFLAFSAHKALGPMGIGVLWGRHDLLDAMPPMLTGGEMIDSVTEQDATWAPVPEKFEAGTQDAAGIYATGEALTYLTQTVGYEAVAAREAALVAYAWERMGQLDFVELIGHPEASQHHGVISFNVRGVHPHDVASILDMSGVCIRAGHHCAQPLLTWLGVENLACCRASLAFYNDQSDVDRLVDALTQVWTVFHGRD; this is translated from the coding sequence ATGCTAGACGCCAAGGCCGCGGCTGACATCAGCCAGAACCCCGTGAAGCAGGACTTTCCCCTGCTGGCCGGCCACCCCGAGCTGGCCTTCCTTGACAGCGCCGCCACCGCTCAGCGCCCTGCGTGCGTGCTTGACGCCGAGCGCCGCTTCTACGAGACCATGAACGCCAACCCGCTTCGCGGCCTCTACAGCCTGTCCGTGGCCGCCACGGCAGAGATCGGCCGCGTGCGCGAGCAGGTCGCGCGCCTCATCGGCGCCGTCGACGAGGACGGCCGCGCGCTGGCGCAGGACGTCGTCTTCACCCGCAACACGTCCGAGAGCCTGAACCTGGTGGCCAAGTCATTCTCGCCGCTTGTGCTCAAGGCCGGCGACGAGGTTTGCGTGACCATCATGGAGCACCACTCCGACCTCATCCCCTGGCAGCAGGCCTGCCGGGCCGCCGGCGCCACGCTCGTCTTCCTCTACCCCAACGAGGACGGCGTCATCACCGACGAGGAGATTGCCGCCAAGATTGGCCCCAAGACCCGCATCTGCGCCGCCGCCGAGGTCTCCAACGTGCTGGGCATCCGCCTTCCCGTGGAGAAGATTGCCGCGGCCGTACACGCGCAGGGCGGCTACATGGTGGTCGACGGCGCCCAGTCCGTGCCCCACATGGCCGTCGACGTGCGCGCGCTCGGTGCGGACTTCCTGGCCTTCTCTGCCCACAAGGCGCTGGGTCCCATGGGCATCGGCGTGCTGTGGGGCAGGCACGACCTTCTCGACGCCATGCCGCCCATGCTTACCGGCGGCGAGATGATCGACTCCGTGACCGAGCAGGACGCCACCTGGGCGCCCGTGCCCGAGAAGTTCGAGGCCGGCACGCAGGACGCCGCCGGCATCTACGCCACGGGCGAGGCCCTGACCTACCTCACGCAGACGGTGGGCTACGAGGCCGTGGCCGCCCGCGAGGCTGCCCTGGTTGCCTACGCGTGGGAGCGCATGGGGCAGCTGGACTTCGTCGAGCTCATCGGCCACCCCGAGGCCTCCCAGCACCACGGCGTCATCAGCTTCAACGTGCGCGGCGTCCACCCGCACGACGTGGCCAGCATCCTGGACATGTCGGGCGTGTGCATCCGCGCCGGCCACCACTGCGCCCAGCCGCTGCTCACCTGGCTCGGTGTGGAGAACCTGGCCTGCTGCCGTGCCAGCCTGGCCTTCTACAACGACCAAAGCGACGTCGACCGCCTGGTGGACGCCCTGACCCAAGTTTGGACGGTATTCCATGGCCGTGACTGA